In a genomic window of Phragmites australis chromosome 14, lpPhrAust1.1, whole genome shotgun sequence:
- the LOC133891249 gene encoding uncharacterized protein LOC133891249 — translation MAQAQQLAAAAEVATKQQDMMMLVREQEEMMMQQATAAQQQHHAAEQYAAMGLDVTMGHRHQDPQQQMVQQMAKEQQLVAAAEVARKQQDMMMRQATMAEPVREQEETMMQQATAAQQQHHAAEQYSAMGLDITMGHRHQDPQQQMVQQMATEQQLVAAAELAREQEMMTMIMQQEAAYAHAVPETLQFLPGGSTDAAPFLIQQQPQSQEQTAMPLGFQMDPSLPPLPPLLGQSHAQLSQQQHTDGGDEGQSSDHMTYIGIRDPNLPPDGRRWRW, via the coding sequence ATGGCGCAGGCGCAGCAACtggccgccgcggcggaggtCGCGACGAAGCAGCAGGACATGATGATGCTCGTCAGGGAGCAGGAGGAGATGATGATGCAGCAAGCCACGGCCGCACAGCAGCAACACCATGCCGCGGAACAGTACGCCGCAATGGGGCTCGACGTCACGATGGGGCACCGCCACCAGGACCCGCAGCAGCAAATGGTGCAGCAGATGGCAAAAGAGCAGCAGCTGGTCGCCGCGGCGGAGGTCGCGAGGAAGCAGCAGGACATGATGATGCGGCAGGCCACCATGGCGGAGCCCGTCAGGGAGCAGGAGGAGACGATGATGCAGCAGGCCACAGCCGCACAGCAGCAACACCACGCCGCGGAACAGTACTCCGCAATGGGGCTCGACATCACGATGGGGCACCGCCACCAGGACCCGCAGCAGCAAATGGTGCAGCAGATGGCAACAGAGCAGCAGCTGGTCGCCGCGGCGGAGCTTGCCAGGGAGCAGGAGATGATGACGATGATTATGCAGCAGGAAGCAGCATACGCGCACGCCGTGCCCGAGACGTTGCAATTCCTGCCTGGGGGGTCGACCGACGCCGCGCCattcctcatccaacaacaaCCGCAGTCGCAGGAGCAGACGGCAATGCCGCTTGGGTTCCAAATGGACCCAtctctgccgccgctgccgccgttgTTGGGCCAGTCGCATGCCCAGTTGTCGCAACAGCAGCATACGGATGGTGGCGACGAGGGCCAGTCCTCTGATCATATGACGTACATTGGCATCCGTGATCCAAACCTCCCTCCCGATGGTAGACGATGGAGGTGGTGA
- the LOC133891250 gene encoding uncharacterized protein LOC133891250 translates to MGLGLPDGNGHGHPRQQMAEAQNSAVAAEFVREQDMMMMMQQATAAQEYHNPATVQHTGMRHGHPHAHQEMLQQMAEAQKLVTATEIARKQDMMMGQATATQKYHRPAKQYNGMGHEQPHQQIVLQMAEVEQLATMAEVGMEQGTMMRQAAATQQYQHPAAQYAAMRLDVTLGHEQPHARQQTMLQMAQAQQMATAAEVAREQDMMVQAQQLPAAAEVAWEQDVMMRQAAAAQQYHHPAAQYAAMGLDVTLGQQTVLQMAQAQQLAAAAEVATEQDMMQRAAAAQQHHNPAVQYAAMGLDVTLGHARQ, encoded by the coding sequence ATGGGGCTGGGCTTACCGGACGGGAACGGACACGGGCACCCGCGCCAGCAGATGGCGGAGGCGCAGAACTCGGCCGTTGCAGCGGAGTTCGTGAGGGAGCaggacatgatgatgatgatgcagcagGCCACGGCTGCGCAGGAGTACCACAACCCCGCCACCGTGCAGCACACCGGGATGCGACACGGGCACCCGCACGCACACCAGGAGATGCTGCAGCAAATGGCAGAGGCGCAGAAGTTGGTCACGGCGACGGAGATCGCCAGGAAGCAGGACATGATGATGGGGCAGGCCACCGCCACGCAGAAGTACCACCGCCCGGCGAAACAGTACAATGGGATGGGGCACGAGCAGCCGCACCAGCAGATCGTGCTGCAGATGGCAGAGGTCGAGCAGTTGGCCACGATGGCCGAGGTTGGCATGGAGCAAGGCACGATGATGCGGCAAGCGGCGGCCACGCAACAGTACCAGCACCCCGCGGCGCAATACGCGGCGATGAGGCTCGACGTCACGCTGGGGCACGAGCAGCCGCACGCGCGCCAGCAGACGATGTTGCAGATGGCGCAGGCACAGCAGATGGCCACCGCGGCGGAAGTCGCAAGGGAGCAGGACATGATGGTGCAGGCGCAGCAGCTGCCCGCCGCGGCGGAGGTCGCGTGGGAGCAGGACGTGATGATGCGGCAAGCGGCGGCCGCGCAACAGTACCACCACCCCGCAGCGCAATACGCGGCGATGGGGCTCGACGTCACGCTGGGGCAGCAGACGGTGCTGCAGATGGCGCAGGCGCAGCAACtggccgccgcggcggaggtCGCAACGGAGCAGGACATGATGCAGCGAGCGGCGGCCGCGCAACAGCACCACAACCCCGCGGTGCAATACGCGGCGATGGGGCTCGACGTCACGCTGGGGCACGCGCGCCAGTAG